Below is a genomic region from Dyella jiangningensis.
CGGCGAGGCGTTGCTGCAGTTGCGGCTTCTCGGCGATGGCGGCGGCGAAGCGCGAGTGCGTGTCGCGCAGGTCGTCCATCTCCCCATGGATGGTGCGCAGCGGCGCCACGAACCACCAATGCAGCAAGGCGAAGTACGCGATCACCAATACCACCAGCAGGAGCAGCACGGCCGCGATGCGGCTGTCGCGCGGCTTGAGCGCCGTCATCTTCATGGCGTGCCTCCGGCCGGCGTGGGCTTCGGCTTGGCGTCCGCGGGTTTGCGCAGCTGCGCCACCATGTAGAAGCGTTCCTTGCCGGTCGACGGATCCACCTGGATGGTGCCCTGGAAATTCGCGTCGGTGATGACAGGCGAGCCCTTGAGGGCGTCCACCAGGCGCGCCGCCTGCGGGCTCTGGCCCTGGAAACCAACCTGGCCACTGTTGTCGATGCTCAGGCGCTCCAGCCACGCCGTGGTGGGCAGGCGCTGGCTGATGTCCTGCAGCACGGCCAGCGCGGAGACGGTGCGCGACTTGCGCTGGGCCAGGAAACCTGCGGCGCCGGCGTTGTCCTGCAGTTGCTGGCGCAGCGAGGCCACCTGCTGCGCTTCGGTGCGCATGCCTTCCACTTCGCCGCGCATCTGTTCCAACGCCGCTTCGCGGTTGTGCAGGAACTGCAGCAGCGACAGCACCAGCAGCACGATGGCAGCGACGCCCAGCGCGAGATTCAACCGCTGTCGCGGATGCTGGCGGCGCGGCACCTGGTCGGCAGGCAGCAGGTTGACGCCCAGGCGATCGTTGCCGCTGGCCACGTCCACCGCATCGACCTGCAAGCCCGACGATGCGAGCCGCGCGAGCAGCGGATCGAGCGTGGTCCTGGGCACCACCACCAGCTCCGCCGCGAACCGTCCGGCAGGTGCGCCCGAGCGCAATTCGCGCACGCCATAGCGCACCTGGTCGACGCGGAACGGCGTCTGCCGGTCCATTTCGAAGGCGCCGATCTGCTGCAGGTTGTCACGCGCCGCCACCGGCAGGTTGAGGCGCGGCCGCAGCACATCGGCGGCATCGAGGCATAGCGCGATGCGCAGGTCTTCGCGATCCACGCCACGCAGGGCGTCATTGAACGCCACCTGCTGGCTGGCCGCGTCGAGCTGGCTGTTCCAGCGGGCCAGCGGATAGATGTCGCCCGCACGGCGCAGCGTCCAGTCCTCGCCGTCGAGGTGAAGCAGATGCCAGGCGAGGCCGCCGCCGAAGCGCGTACGCCAGCTCGCCGGCAACAAGGCGACGAGTTCGCCGCCCCACCATCCCAGGAAACGCGGCACGGGCGACGCTCGCCATGCGCGGCGCACCCGGTCCAGCTGCAATTGCAACGGCTGCGTAGCCCCGGAGTCTGTTTTCATATGCCAACTGCCTCGCGCCGGGATCTCTTTGCGCGCAGGACAAGGAAGAACGAAAGAGCGTACGTCGGTACGCGACCGAGTGATGACGCCGTCCTGTGGGCGAACAGGCCCGGCCCACAGGGTTGCGCGAGGCAGTTGGCATATGAAAACAGACTTTTTGTCATTCCCCGTCTCCCTCCTGCCAACGCAGCACCGCGTAAGGCAATGCGCCCGGGCGTACGCCCTGTAATCGCACCGTCGCCCGCAGTATCGCGCGCGTGCCGTCGGCCAGCGTGGCCTCTGCGCGAATACTATGCGTTACTCCCTGCATCGCAGCCAGCGCGGGTTGCGGTTCGCCCGCGGATCGGGCCGCCACCAGGGCCTGCGCCTGCTCGGGCGTCATGCCGGGCACGGCAGCGAGCGCGAGCGGCTGCGCCGTGGCGGGGTCCGGGCTCTGCCGACCGGACCACAGGGTGACCTGCGGCGCCAGCGTGCGATAAAGCGCCGGCTGCATGCCCAGCACCATCTGCAGTTCTTCCACGGTCGCGAACGGGCCATGCCGCGGACCGTAGTCGCGCCCGGCCTGGGCATAGGTCGCATTGGGCACGTTGCTCGGCGGCGCGGCGCTGAAGGTGCGCCAGTCGACCACGTTGCGGGTAAGCGACTGGGCATCGTTGTCCGACAGGCCGGCCGCCTTGAACAGGTTCTGCAGCACGTCCGGCGAGGCCGCATTGAGGTCGACCTTGCCGTTCTCGCTGACGATGCTCACCTTGACCTTGGCGCCGTCGAAGTCGAACGGATAGACACGTCCGTCGGGCATCCAGCGTTGCTGCAGCTGCGGATCCTGCAGGGCGTAGATGGCGCGCATCAGGCCGGCCTCGGCCGCGTAGTGCGCCTGGGTCTGGGCGAACTGGTAACGGGCCTGCAGGCCTTCGGTGCGCGCAAGCATCGCGTAACCGCCCACCAGGATCGCCAGCAGCGTGCACGCCCACAGCACCACCAACAGGGCCACGCCACGTTGCCCACGGGCCGGGGCGCGGTTCATTGCACGCCCCGACGCTGCAGGCCCTGCAGCAGGTCGATCTGTCCCTGCATGGCCGAGGCATCCACGCGCAGCGGCGCTTCGAGCCGCGGCCATGCCGTGGTCCCGTCCAGTTCGAGCGCGATGCGCACGATGCGCGGCATGCTGCGGCTGCCGTCCCAGCGATCCTGCCAGTCGCCTTTCGTCTCCTGCGTGTCCGCCGCGCGATAGCTGAAGCTGCCGTTGCGGATGTTGTCGAGCAGCACCTCGGGTTCGCCCAGCGGGCGCGGCGCGCTGCCGTCGGGAGGCATCAGCGCGAAACTCGCCTCCAGCCGCGAGCGGCCCTTGCCATCGGACACCAGCTTCAGTTGGTGCAATTGCGGCCCGAGCCGGCCCAGGTAGCCCGGCAACGGTGCGACGAAGCGCAGTTCGTGCGCATCGCCGGTGAAGAACAATGGGTCGCCCTTGTCGGTATGCGCGATCGCCACCGCCCGTGCCTGCGCCAGCTCGCGCCGCAGGAACTGTTGCGCCGAACGCACTTCATCGAGCCGCTCGATCGACGCCTCACCCGAACGCACCGCATGCGTCGCCGTGCGCACGCCCGAGTAGATGCCGAGCAACAGCAGCGTGAACAACGCCAGCGCGCCGAGCACTTCGAGTAGGGTGAAGCCCTGCTCCGCCGACGCAGTCCCCATAGGCATGACCGCTGCGCATGGCGTCGTCATGGCGTTGCCGTGGTGGGCGGGCCAAGCAGCCGCAGCGTGCTGAAATGCGCGGAGCGCTCACGCAGGCGAGTCCCCCAATAGACATCGAGGTCGAGCTTCACCATGCGCATCGGATTGGCGGCCAGCTCCGGCGTGGCCAACTGCGCGGGCACCTGCGCCCGCGGCGCCGTCCACGGGGTCACCACCAGGCGCCAGCGGTAGTGATCGTCGAAGCGACCTTCGCTGCTGCCCGCGCGAAGCGGCGTGGTGATATCCACGGTGTCGAGCAGGCTGCGCGCCCACAGCGCCGCCTGGCTGTGATCGTCGGCGTTGCGCGTCAGCGCGATCGACCCGCCCGCGACCTTGAGCAGCGCGCTGAATGCAATCGCCAGCAGCAACGTGGCCGCGATCACCTCGAGCAGGCTGAAACCACGCACGCGATGCTTCATTTACGACCGCTCACGTCGGCCACGCTCACCGCGCCGGTGAGCCATGATACGTTCACCCGCCACTGGCGCTGGTTGCGTTGCAGCGTGATGTGCCCGCCGGTGGAACTGCCATCGGGGAAGAAGCGGATGCGCCCGGTGGTGGCGCTGACCTGGTCTTCCTTGGCGCTGGTGATGCCGATACGCATGCCCGTGGGCAGCCGCACCACTTTGCCGTCGTCGGCGCGATAGGTGTTGGCGCGCGTATCGACATCGAAGGTGTGCTCGTTGCCGTGCACGATGGCCTGCGTGCGCGTGGCCCGCAGCGCAGCGGCGAGTTCGCCGCTGGCCGCCGCCACGCGCGCACTCGCCAGGCCCTGCGTCACCGACACCGCGACGGCCGCCGCCGCGATGCCGATCAGCAGGATCACGGCCAGCATTTCCAGCAGGGTGAAGCCACGCGAACGCCCACCCCGACCGATGCCACGGTCAGGTGATGACGGTACGGGTGGCGATGCCGCCGGCATGTTGTTACTGCCAGTTGCCCACGTCGGCGCTGTAGCCGTCGCCGCCGGGCTTGCCGTCCTGGCCGTAGAAGATCAGGTCGAAGCTGCCGTGGTCGCCCGGGTACTTGTAGCCGAACTCATGGCCCCACGGATCGTGCAGCTCCGACTCCTTCGCATACGGGCCCTGCCAGTTCCGCGCATTGGCGGGCTTGGTCATCAGGTCCTGCAGCTGCTGCGGCGGCGAGCCGTTGTCCAGCGCGTAGTTTTCGATCTTCTGGCTCAGCGTGGTGAGCTGCGCCTTGCCCGCGCCGTACTTGCCCTTGTCCACGTTCTTGCCGACCTGGGTCACCACCACCGCGCCGATGATGCCGATCAACACGATCACCGCCAGCATTTCCAGCAGGGTGAAGCCGCGGTTGGCGTGATGGGGGCGGAGTGTCCGTTGTCGCATGGCGTACCTCGTGGTCGTTCGATGGAAAAGGGTCATTGGATGTTGCTGGTGAGGCTGAGCAGCGGCAGCAGGATCGCCGCCATGATGATCGCGACCATCACGGTCATCACGATGGTCAGCGCGGGCACCAGCGCAGCGAGCAGGCGATCGATCGCGCGACGGCTCTCCAGCTCGAACGTGTCGGCCACCTTGAGCAGCATGGTGTCGAGCTGGCCGGCCTCCTCGCCCACCTGCACCATCTGCAAGGCGAGCCGCGGGAAGCGTTGCGACTGCGCCAGCGCCAGGCTGAGACCGGTGCCGCCCTTGACCTGTTCGGCCGCCTGTTCAAGCGCCTCGTCGAGCGCACGGTTGGCGGTGACCTGGCGCGCGATGCCGAGCGCGGAAAGCAGCGGCACGCCGTTCTTCAGCAAGGTACCCAGCGTGCGCGCGATGCGCGCCGTCTGGATCTTCAGCAGCAGCGGACCGACCACGCGCATGGTAAGCAGACGCGCATGCCACGCCAGCAGCATCGCCGGATCGCGCAGCCGCGCACGCACGATCAGCACACCGAGCACCAGCAGGATCACCAGCGCCCACCACCAGTTTTGCAGCACGCTGCCCACGACGAGCACGGCCTGCGTTATCCAGGGGATCGGCACCTGCATGTCTTCGAAGATCGGCACGAACTGGGGCACCACGTAAGCCAGCAGCAACAGCAGCGAGCCAAGCACGCCGACCATCAGGAACGCCGGATAGATCAGCGCGTTGATGATGCTGCCGCGCAGTTGCTGCGAGCGCTCCAGGTAATCGGCCAGGCGGCGCAGCGTGTCTTCGAGCGAACCGCCTGCTTCGCCGGCGCGCACGAGGCTGATGTAGAGCTTGGGAAACACGCCGTGCTCATCGTCCATCGCCTGTGACAGTGGCGTGCCGCCACGCACGCGATCGCGCACGCGTTCGATCAGTTGCTTCGCCCGCTCGCCTTCGGGCAGATCCATGAGGATGCCGAGCGCGCGATCGAGCGGTTGCCCCGCACCGAGCAGCGTGGCGAGCTGGTGCGTGAACTGCGCGAGCTGGTCGCCGGTGAACGGGCCGCGACGGAACCATGCCGCAAGGCCGCTGCCGCCGGTTTCCGCGTCGGCAGCGCGTGCATCGAGCGGCGTATGGCCCTGGTCCTGCAGGCGGCTGACCACCTCGTCGAGGCTGCCGGCTTCCATCTGGCCCTGCAGCACTTCGCCCGACGCGGTGACGGCGCGGTAGCGGAACTGGGTCATGACGCAAACCACTTCCTCTCCCCACAGGGCGACGCGAAGCTAGTCCCGTGGGAGAGAGGACCGAGGTGAGGGGTGGGTGCTCGCGGGAAAGTGGCTAAGGGCGACACGGCAAGCTCGGACACTCTCGCGAGCACCCGCCCCTCACCCCAGCCCTCTCCCCGGTGGGGAGAGGGGGCAATCTTCGCGGCGTCAACCTTCCTGCGTGACACGCAGCACCTCCTCGATGGTGGTGATGCCTGCCACGGCCTTGGCGATGCCGTCCTCGTACATGGTGCGCATGCCTTCGACACGCGCGAGGCGTTCGATCTCTCCGGCGTCGGCGCGCTGCATCACCATGCGGCGCAGCGGGTCGGTCATCACCAGGAATTCCATGATCGCCTGGCGCCCGCGGTAACCACTGGGATTGGCGGCGCTGCTGCCCGGCTTCCACAGGCGGATCGGGCGCTCGTCGGTGTACTTGTGCAGCTCGAACTGCTCGATCACCTCGGGCAGCGCTTCATACGGCGTTGCCGTTTCCGGATCGAGGCGGCGCACCAGTCGCTGCGCCAGGATGCCGTTGACGGTGGAGCCGAGCAGGTAGTCCTCCACGCCCATGTCGAGCAGGCGCGTAATGCCGCCGGCGGCGCTGTTGGTGTGCAGCGTGGACAGCACCAGATGGCCGGTGAGCGCGGACTGGATGGCGATGCGGCAGGTTTCCAGGTCGCGCATTTCGCCGATCATGATCACGTCCGGATCCTGGCGCACGATGGAACGCAGCGCACCGGCGAAATCCAGCCCGATCTGCGGCTTCACCTGGATCTGGTTGATGCCCTCGATCTGGTATTCGACCGGGTCCTCGACGGTGATGATCTTGACGTCGGGCGTGTTGATCTTCGACAGCGCCGTATACAGCGTGGTGGTCTTGCCCGAACCGGTCGGGCCGGTGACCAGCAGGATGCCGTTGGGGCGTTCCAATACATCGACGAAGCGCTGCTGGAAGCTGCCCGTGAAACCCAGCGAGGCGAAATCGAACACCACCGATTCGCGATCGAGGATACGCATCACCACCGATTCGCCGAAGCTGGTCGGCACGGTGGAGACGCGCAGGTCCAGCTCCTTGCCCTGCACACGCAGCTGGATGCGGCCGTCCTGCGGCAGGCGGCGCTCGGCGATGTTGAGCTTGGCCATGATCTTGACGCGCGAGATCACCGCAGCGGTCGAACTGGCCGGCGGCGCCTCCACCTCATGCAGCACGCCGTCGATGCGGTAGCGCACCTTCAGGCGGTTCTCGAACGGCTCGATGTGCACGTCGGAAGCGCGCTGCTCCACCGCACGCTGCAGGATCAGGTTCACCAGCCGGATCACCGGCGCCTCGGAGGCGAGGTCGCGCAAGTGCTCCACGTCGTCCTCCACGGCGGCGCTGCCGTCGAGGTTCTCCACGATGGTACCCATGGCCGAACGGCCGGAGCCGTAATAGCGCTCGATCAGGTCGTCGATTTCCGAACGCAGGCCGATGCGCAGCGACACCGGCCGCCCTGCCGCCAGCTGGATCGCCTGCAGGGGATAGGGATCGGCGGGATCGGACACCGCCAGCGCCAGGTCGTCCTCGCCCACGCGCACCGGCACCACGTGCTGCTGCTTGAGGAAGCGCACGGAGATGTCGAGCTCGGTGGGCGGCAGCTCCGGCGCCTCGCGGGCGACCAGCAGCGGCGTCTGCAGCAATTCCGACCAGGCCTCGGCCAGGTCACGTTCGGACACCAGGCCCAGCCGGGCCATCAGCGCGGTGAGCGTGCCGTCGGGCGACTCCTCGTGGAGGCGGCGCGCACGCGCGAGATCCGTATCCTTCAGGCGCCCACGGGAAACCAGCAGCGCACAGACCGCCGCTTCGCGGCCATCCATCGCCGCCGCTTCCTCGTTGGCCGCCGGCTTTGCGACTGCCGACATGCGTCACCCCGCTTCAATCCAGTGCATCGGCACAGGTATCGCTCCCCAAAGCGACACCCATGAGGGCGTCATTGGTAGCACACCCATTGTCTGCCACGCGAGCACGGTTTCTCACCGAACGCCCTAAGTTCCGACCGCGTGCGAAGCATCACGTTCAATCCGCCAAAGGCTAGGCGAGGGGCATGACGGTTCCTTTGCTTACCCGCCCGGCATTCAGCGGCACGCCGGGCCCGCCCGCGATATCTTGCGGGATGCCCGGCCCTGGGGTTGCCACCGCGCCGCTGGCTGGGACAATGCATGCTTTGCCCCACTCCCCGAACCCCATGCAACTGATCGACATCGGCGCCAACCTCACCCACGAGTCGTTCCACCACGATTTCGACGCCGTGCTGGCTCGCGCCCACGCCCATGGCGTCGCGCGCCTGATGGTCACCGGCGCCTCGCGGGACGGCAGCACGCATGCCCTGGCGCTGGCGCAGGCGCATCCCGGGGTGCTCTACGCCACGGCGGGCGTGCACCCGCATCATGCAATCAACTACGACGACGCCACCGACGCGCTGCTGCGCGAGCTGGCCACGCACGAGGAAGTGCGTGCCGTGGGCGAGACGGGGCTGGACTACAACCGCAACTACTCGCCGCGCGACGTGCAGTTGGCCGTGTTCGAGCGGCAGCTGCAGATCGCGGTGGACGTGCAGAAGCCGCTGTTCCTGCACCAGCGCGATGCGCACCACGACTTCATCGCGCTGCTGCGCCGCTATCGCGACAGGATTCCCGGCGCCGTGGTGCATTGCTTCACCGATACCGGCGAGGCCATGCGCGATTACCTCGCGCTGGACTGCCACATCGGCATCACCGGTTGGATCTGCGACGAGCGGCGCGGCACCCACCTGCGCGAGCTGGTGAAGGAGATTCCCGCCGATCGGCTGATGATCGAAACGGATGCGCCGTATCTCCTGCCGCGCACGGTACGTCCCCAGCCGTCGCATCGACGCAACGAGCCGATGTACCTCAAGCACATCTGCGAGGAGATCGCGCGCGACCGTGGCGAGCCGGTGGATGTCACGGCGGCGAACAGCACGGCGACGGCGGCGGCGTTTTTCGGCCTCCACTGACACGCCCCCTGTAGGAGCGCACCCAGTGCGCGAAAAGCCTACGAAGCGCAGAAGCGGATCGCGACTTTGGAAGTGAGGAACGCCGTTGCGCTGCGGTCGCGCACTGGGTGCGCTCCTACAACGGCAGTCGTCAGCCGATGATGCGCGTCTCGCCGGGCGCCAGCCCATCTAGCGCATACGCCCCGATCCGCTCGCGGATCAGCCGCAGCGTGGGAAACCCGACTGCGGCCGTCATGCGTCGCACCTGTCGGTTGCGGCCTTCGCGCAGCGTGATGCGCAGCCAGCTGGTGGGGATGAGTTTGCGAAAGCGCACGGGCGGATCGCGCGGCCACAGCCACTCCGGCTCCACGGCCTGCTCGGCGCTGGCGGGTAGCGTCGGTCCATCGTTGAGCGTCACGCCGCGACGCAAGGCGGCGACGGCTTCGTCGGTGATCTGGCCGTCGACCTGCACCAGGTAGGTCTTGGGTTGCTTGTGCTTGGGATCGGTGAGCTTGTGCGCGAGCGCGCCGTCGTCGGTGAGCAGCAGCAGGCCTTCGCTGTCGTGGTCGAGGCGTCCGGCGGCGTACACATCCTTCTGGCGGACGTAGTCGGCCAGCGTAGGTCGGCCATCCGGATCGCGGAACTGGCAGAGCACGCCATAGGGCTTGTTGAGTGCGATAAGCATGCGGAAGCGATCCGCGCGCCTCGCGGCGCGTGGTCTTGCCCGGATGTTACGGCGAAGACGCGGCGGCGGGCTTCACGAAGCGCAGCGTCATGCGATCCGATTCACCGATCGCCTGATACTTCGCCTTGTCCTGATCGCCCAGCGTCAGCGTGGGTGGCAGCGTCCATACACCCTTGGGGTAATCCTTGGTGTCCTTGGGGTTGGCGTTGATCTCGCTCTTTTCCTCGAGCTTGAACCCTGCATCGGTCGCGAGCTTCACCACGTAGTCGGTGGGGAGATAGCCGCTGTCCTTCACCGCTTCGATGCTGGCGTTATCCGCCGCGCGATGGTCGACCACGCCCAGCACGCCGCCGGGTCGCAGGGCGGCGAAGAACGCCTTGAACATCTGCGGCGCGGTATCGGCTTCCACCCAGTTGTGCACGTTGCGGAAGGTCAGCACCACGTCGGCCGAGCCCGGCGCACCGAACACCGGCGCCTTGGGATCGAACTCCAGGATCTGCGCCTTGCCATAG
It encodes:
- a CDS encoding PilN domain-containing protein gives rise to the protein MKTDSGATQPLQLQLDRVRRAWRASPVPRFLGWWGGELVALLPASWRTRFGGGLAWHLLHLDGEDWTLRRAGDIYPLARWNSQLDAASQQVAFNDALRGVDREDLRIALCLDAADVLRPRLNLPVAARDNLQQIGAFEMDRQTPFRVDQVRYGVRELRSGAPAGRFAAELVVVPRTTLDPLLARLASSGLQVDAVDVASGNDRLGVNLLPADQVPRRQHPRQRLNLALGVAAIVLLVLSLLQFLHNREAALEQMRGEVEGMRTEAQQVASLRQQLQDNAGAAGFLAQRKSRTVSALAVLQDISQRLPTTAWLERLSIDNSGQVGFQGQSPQAARLVDALKGSPVITDANFQGTIQVDPSTGKERFYMVAQLRKPADAKPKPTPAGGTP
- a CDS encoding general secretion pathway protein GspK — its product is MNRAPARGQRGVALLVVLWACTLLAILVGGYAMLARTEGLQARYQFAQTQAHYAAEAGLMRAIYALQDPQLQQRWMPDGRVYPFDFDGAKVKVSIVSENGKVDLNAASPDVLQNLFKAAGLSDNDAQSLTRNVVDWRTFSAAPPSNVPNATYAQAGRDYGPRHGPFATVEELQMVLGMQPALYRTLAPQVTLWSGRQSPDPATAQPLALAAVPGMTPEQAQALVAARSAGEPQPALAAMQGVTHSIRAEATLADGTRAILRATVRLQGVRPGALPYAVLRWQEGDGE
- a CDS encoding prepilin-type N-terminal cleavage/methylation domain-containing protein; translated protein: MPMGTASAEQGFTLLEVLGALALFTLLLLGIYSGVRTATHAVRSGEASIERLDEVRSAQQFLRRELAQARAVAIAHTDKGDPLFFTGDAHELRFVAPLPGYLGRLGPQLHQLKLVSDGKGRSRLEASFALMPPDGSAPRPLGEPEVLLDNIRNGSFSYRAADTQETKGDWQDRWDGSRSMPRIVRIALELDGTTAWPRLEAPLRVDASAMQGQIDLLQGLQRRGVQ
- a CDS encoding type IV pilus modification PilV family protein, with translation MKHRVRGFSLLEVIAATLLLAIAFSALLKVAGGSIALTRNADDHSQAALWARSLLDTVDITTPLRAGSSEGRFDDHYRWRLVVTPWTAPRAQVPAQLATPELAANPMRMVKLDLDVYWGTRLRERSAHFSTLRLLGPPTTATP
- a CDS encoding GspH/FimT family pseudopilin — encoded protein: MPAASPPVPSSPDRGIGRGGRSRGFTLLEMLAVILLIGIAAAAVAVSVTQGLASARVAAASGELAAALRATRTQAIVHGNEHTFDVDTRANTYRADDGKVVRLPTGMRIGITSAKEDQVSATTGRIRFFPDGSSTGGHITLQRNQRQWRVNVSWLTGAVSVADVSGRK
- the gspG gene encoding type II secretion system major pseudopilin GspG; its protein translation is MRQRTLRPHHANRGFTLLEMLAVIVLIGIIGAVVVTQVGKNVDKGKYGAGKAQLTTLSQKIENYALDNGSPPQQLQDLMTKPANARNWQGPYAKESELHDPWGHEFGYKYPGDHGSFDLIFYGQDGKPGGDGYSADVGNWQ
- the gspF gene encoding type II secretion system inner membrane protein GspF, whose amino-acid sequence is MTQFRYRAVTASGEVLQGQMEAGSLDEVVSRLQDQGHTPLDARAADAETGGSGLAAWFRRGPFTGDQLAQFTHQLATLLGAGQPLDRALGILMDLPEGERAKQLIERVRDRVRGGTPLSQAMDDEHGVFPKLYISLVRAGEAGGSLEDTLRRLADYLERSQQLRGSIINALIYPAFLMVGVLGSLLLLLAYVVPQFVPIFEDMQVPIPWITQAVLVVGSVLQNWWWALVILLVLGVLIVRARLRDPAMLLAWHARLLTMRVVGPLLLKIQTARIARTLGTLLKNGVPLLSALGIARQVTANRALDEALEQAAEQVKGGTGLSLALAQSQRFPRLALQMVQVGEEAGQLDTMLLKVADTFELESRRAIDRLLAALVPALTIVMTVMVAIIMAAILLPLLSLTSNIQ
- the gspE gene encoding type II secretion system ATPase GspE — its product is MSAVAKPAANEEAAAMDGREAAVCALLVSRGRLKDTDLARARRLHEESPDGTLTALMARLGLVSERDLAEAWSELLQTPLLVAREAPELPPTELDISVRFLKQQHVVPVRVGEDDLALAVSDPADPYPLQAIQLAAGRPVSLRIGLRSEIDDLIERYYGSGRSAMGTIVENLDGSAAVEDDVEHLRDLASEAPVIRLVNLILQRAVEQRASDVHIEPFENRLKVRYRIDGVLHEVEAPPASSTAAVISRVKIMAKLNIAERRLPQDGRIQLRVQGKELDLRVSTVPTSFGESVVMRILDRESVVFDFASLGFTGSFQQRFVDVLERPNGILLVTGPTGSGKTTTLYTALSKINTPDVKIITVEDPVEYQIEGINQIQVKPQIGLDFAGALRSIVRQDPDVIMIGEMRDLETCRIAIQSALTGHLVLSTLHTNSAAGGITRLLDMGVEDYLLGSTVNGILAQRLVRRLDPETATPYEALPEVIEQFELHKYTDERPIRLWKPGSSAANPSGYRGRQAIMEFLVMTDPLRRMVMQRADAGEIERLARVEGMRTMYEDGIAKAVAGITTIEEVLRVTQEG
- a CDS encoding TatD family hydrolase → MQLIDIGANLTHESFHHDFDAVLARAHAHGVARLMVTGASRDGSTHALALAQAHPGVLYATAGVHPHHAINYDDATDALLRELATHEEVRAVGETGLDYNRNYSPRDVQLAVFERQLQIAVDVQKPLFLHQRDAHHDFIALLRRYRDRIPGAVVHCFTDTGEAMRDYLALDCHIGITGWICDERRGTHLRELVKEIPADRLMIETDAPYLLPRTVRPQPSHRRNEPMYLKHICEEIARDRGEPVDVTAANSTATAAAFFGLH
- a CDS encoding pseudouridine synthase, whose amino-acid sequence is MLIALNKPYGVLCQFRDPDGRPTLADYVRQKDVYAAGRLDHDSEGLLLLTDDGALAHKLTDPKHKQPKTYLVQVDGQITDEAVAALRRGVTLNDGPTLPASAEQAVEPEWLWPRDPPVRFRKLIPTSWLRITLREGRNRQVRRMTAAVGFPTLRLIRERIGAYALDGLAPGETRIIG
- a CDS encoding class I SAM-dependent methyltransferase, yielding MKSRVILGLAAVLLASCSSSSTPANAQVQDQPAGGLVPPTTASDFTATRLDQVLAGDWRSPEHKARDVYRHPKATLQFFGIRPDQTVIEITPGGGWYSEVLAPLLHDNGHYIAAIAKPSGDGEASRDKTGLKAKFAADAAHYGKAQILEFDPKAPVFGAPGSADVVLTFRNVHNWVEADTAPQMFKAFFAALRPGGVLGVVDHRAADNASIEAVKDSGYLPTDYVVKLATDAGFKLEEKSEINANPKDTKDYPKGVWTLPPTLTLGDQDKAKYQAIGESDRMTLRFVKPAAASSP